From Tripterygium wilfordii isolate XIE 37 chromosome 13, ASM1340144v1, whole genome shotgun sequence, the proteins below share one genomic window:
- the LOC120012854 gene encoding uncharacterized protein LOC120012854 produces the protein MNMAAVTFTISISISSFTPRRPQPPFLTHLANHSFSKTQILGTSKRTALLPYTTTSCQVSASSTVGAPNEGAEIGSSGLVGANDLLIVGPGVLGRLVAQKWHEEHPGCQVYGQTATTDHHDELTNLGINPSLKGATLTHEFPYVIFCAPPSRSSNYAGDVRQAALSWNGEGSFLFTSSSAPYDCDNNGQCDEDTPIVPIGRSPKTDVLLKAEAVVLEFGGCVVRLAGLYKEDRGAHVYWLKKGTVEARPDHILNLLHYEDAASLSVAILKKKLRGRIFLGCDNHPLSRQEVMDLVAKSGKFSKTFEGFTGTSVPLGKKLNNSRTREEIGWEPKYHSFAHFLGISE, from the exons ATGAATATGGCGGCAGTGACCttcaccatctccatctccatctccagcTTCACTCCCCGAAGACCACAACCACCGTTCTTGACCCACCTCGCAAATCACTCCTTCTCGAAGACCCAAATTCTCGGAACTTCAAAACGCACAGCATTGTTGCCGTACACGACCACTTCCTGTCAAGTCTCTGCGTCTTCCACCGTAG GTGCACCTAACGAAGGAGCGGAGATTGGGTCTTCTGGCTTGGTGGGTGCGAATGATCTGCTGATTGTTGGGCCAGGTGTACTTGGTCGCTTAGTTGCCCAGAAATGGCATGAG GAGCATCCAGGATGTCAAGTTTATGGGCAGACGGCGACCACAGATCACCATGATGAATTGACCAACCTGGGGATTAATCCATCATTGAAGGGTGCAACTTTGACCCATGAATTCCCTTATGTGATTTTTTGTGCTCCTCCATCACGGAGCTCAAATTACGCTGGCGATGTCAG GCAGGCTGCACTGAGCTGGAATGGTGAAGGTTCGTTCTTATTTACTTCAAGCTCTGCACCATATGACTGCGATAACAATGGACAATGTGATGAG GACACCCCAATAGTTCCAATTGGAAGAAGCCCAAAGACAGATGTCCTTTTGAAAGCAGAAGCGGTTGTGCTGGAATTTGGTGGTTGTGTTGTTCGGCTGGCGGGACTTTAC AAAGAAGATAGAGGAGCACATGTTTACTGGTTAAAGAAGGGAACTGTTGAAGCTCGTCCAGATCACATCCTGAATCTTTTACACTATGAG GATGCAGCTTCCCTTTCAGTTGCgatcttgaagaagaaactTCGTGGCCGGATTTTCCTTGGTTGTGACAATCATCCACTATCAAG GCAGGAAGTGATGGACTTGGTCGCCAAGAGTGGTAAATTCAGTAAAACATTTGAGGGCTTTACTG GCACCAGTGTTCCTTTAGGTAAGAAATTAAACAACTCAAGAACTCGCGAGGAGATTGGATGGGAGCCAAAATACCATAGCTTCGCTCATTTCCTTGGAATATCAGAATGA
- the LOC120012853 gene encoding lipase-like, which translates to MGQRRLLMLAVIVCLFTSSCGRELKLKHKDNHAGYNHTLAKILVEYASAVYLSDLTELFSWTCSRCDGLTKGFEVIELIVDVQHGLQGYVGVAKDPNAIIIAFRGTQGQSIQNWIEDLYWKQLDLNYPGMPDAMVHHGFFSAYYNTTIHPGILTAIKEAKEIYGDLDIMVTGHSMGGAMAAFCGLDLAVNHEAQNVQVVTFGQPRIGNAAFASYYSQLVPNTIRVTNGHDIVPHLPPYYYYFPQKTYHHFPREVWLYEFGLGSLVYRVEKVCDDSGEDPTCSRSVMGNSISDHIVYYGVELRGETCRSCGIVMDPRVAEYRKTDIQGNFIFSRNPAASVLRLDAQSDV; encoded by the exons ATGGGACAAAGAAGATTGTTAATGTTGGCAGTGATTGTATGCCTATTTACATCCTCTTGTGGAAGAG AACTCAAGTTGAAGCATAAGGATAATCACGCTGGTTATAACCACACTCTTGCCAAAATATTGGTGGAATATGCATCTGCG GTATACCTGTCAGATTTGACAGAACTTTTCTCATGGACTTGCTCAAGATGTGATGGGTTGACTAAG GGATTTGAAGTTATTGAGCTGATTGTTGATGTCCAGCATGGCTTACAG GGATATGTCGGAGTTGCGAAGGATCCCAATGCTATCATTATTGCTTTTAGAGGCACTCAAGGACAAAG TATACAGAACTGGATAGAAGACCTATACTGGAAACAGCTTGATCTGAATTACCCTGGCATGCCTGATGCAATG GTGCACCATGGTTTTTTTTCTGCTTATTATAATACAACCATTCACCCTGGAATTCTAACTGCTATAAAAGAAGCAAAGGAAATCTACGGAGACCTTGACATCATGGTTACAGGGCATTCTATGGGAGGGGCCATGGCTGCCTTTTGTGGGCTTGATCTGGCG GTCAATCATGAAGCTCAGAATGTACAAGTAGTGACATTTGGACAGCCTCGTATAGGAAATGCAGCTTTTGCGTCATATTATAGCCAACTCGTGCCTAATACTATCCGGGTCACAAATGGACATGACATCGTGCCTCATTTGCCTCCATACTATTACTATTTCCCTCAAAAAACATACCACCACTTCCCAAGAGAG GTGTGGTTGTATGAATTTGGACTGGGAAGTCTGGTTTATAGAGTTGAGAAGGTCTGTGACGATTCTGGTGAAGATCCAACCTGTAGCAG gTCAGTGATGGGGAACAGCATTTCAGACCATATAGTTTATTATGGTGTTGAGTTAAGAGGTGAGACATGTAGATCATGTGGAATTGTGATGGATCCACGTGTAGCAGAGTATCGCAAAACAGATATTCAAGGAAACTTTATATTTTCCAGGAATCCCGCTGCTTCTGTTCTGAGATTGGATGCACAATCAGACGTATAA
- the LOC120012856 gene encoding uncharacterized protein LOC120012856 isoform X1 yields the protein MEPQRLEKALDGCGNDLDAAIERLLALSLDEKSEGFAVESDASSEKEKPTSFGDLAGWTDLLVRELQSAISVDDARARVSSLLQMREESIHQQEAARIEVVIRENTILKRAVAVLYRRQKQFVEDRNGEVQHLKQLLSQYQGQLTTLEQLLLSYVSEAYHTWKFQLKRLHFVLRLSSFQHWDEVPLG from the exons ATGGAGCCCCAGCGTCTTGAGAAAGCTCTGGATGGATGCGGCAACGATTTAGACGCTGCTATCGAGCGCCTGCTTGCGCTTTCTTTAGATGAGAAATCGGAGGGTTTCGCTGTGGAATCAGATGCATCTTCTGAGAAAGAAAAACCTACCAGTTTTGGAGATCTGGCTGGGTGGACGGACTTGCTGGTGAGGGAATTACAGAGTGCGATTAGTGTTGATGATGCCAGAGCCCGCGTGTCAAGTCTGCTGCAGATGCGTGAAGAATCGATTCATCAACAAGAAGCGGCTCGAATCGAAGTCGTGATCCGGGAGAATACAATACTGAAACGTGCCGTGGCTGTTCTTTATCGACGGCAGAAACAGTTTGTTGAGGATAGGAACGGTGAGGTCCAGCACTTGAAGCAGTTACTGTCTCAGTATCAGGGGCAGTTGACAACTCTCGAG CAGTTGCTACTCTCTTATGTGAGTGAAGCTTACCATACTTGGAAGTTCCAGCTGAAACGTCTTCACTTTGTTCTCCGGCTCTCATCCTTTCAACACTGGGATGAGGTCCCTCTTGGCTAG
- the LOC120012849 gene encoding LOW QUALITY PROTEIN: probable serine/threonine-protein kinase At1g54610 (The sequence of the model RefSeq protein was modified relative to this genomic sequence to represent the inferred CDS: inserted 3 bases in 2 codons) → MGCVFGRQVSAKPVVREESDVVVRVGKKAESGEVGNGGNLRESEKKEEERNVRSRGERGERRCSSRPNPRLSNLPKHVQGEQVAAGWPSWLSAVAGEAINGWTPRRADTFEKLDKIGQGTYSNVYKARDSLTGKIVALKKVRFDNLEPESVKFMAREILILRCLDHPNVVKLEGLATSRMSCSLYLVFEYMEHDLAGLAASPGIRFTEPQVKCYMLQLLSGLEHCHNRHVLHRDIKGSNLLIDNGGILKIADFGLASXFDPNHKQPMTSRVVTLWYRPPELLLGATDYGVGVDLWSAGCILAELLAGKPIMPGRTEVEQLHKIFKLCGSPSDEYWKKSKLPHATIFKPQQSYKRCIADTFNDFPPSSLPLIETLLAIDPAERGTATDALRSEFITTEPYACEPSSLPKYPPCKDXDAKLRDEEARR, encoded by the exons ATGGGGTGCGTCTTCGGAAGACAGGTATCGGCGAAGCCGGTAGTGAGGGAGGAGTCAGATGTGGTGGTTAGGGTTGGTAAGAAAGCGGAAAGTGGTGAAGTGGGGAATGGAGGGAATCTGAGGGAGAgtgagaagaaggaggaggagaggaaTGTGCGGTCCAGAGgtgagaggggagagagaaggTGCTCTTCGAGGCCAAATCCGAGGCTGAGCAACCTCCCGAAGCACGTTCAAGGAGAGCAGGTCGCTGCTGGCTGGCCTTCATGGCTCTCAGCCGTCGCCGGAGAAGCTATCAATGGCTGGACTCCCCGCCGGGCTGACACCTTTGAGAAGCTCGATAAg ATTGGGCAAGGTACATACAGTAATGTGTACAAAGCTAGGGATTCGTTGACTGGGAAAATTGTTGCACTGAAGAAGGTTCGGTTTGATAATTTAGAGCCAGAGAGTGTCAAGTTCATGGCAAGAGAGATTTTGATTCTGCGGTGTTTGGATCATCCCAATGTTGTCAAATTGGAAGGTTTGGCGACTTCAAGGATGTCATGTAGCTTGTACCTTGTATTTGAATACATGGAGCATGATTTGGCTGGACTCGCTGCGAGCCCAGGAATTAGGTTCACAGAGCCACAG GTCAAATGTTATATGCTCCAGCTCTTATCTGGGCTTGAACATTGTCACAACCGCCATGTGCTGCATCGTGACATTAAGGGATCAAATCTTCTTATTGACAATGGTGGAATTCTTAAGATAGCTGATTTTGGGTTGGCAT TTTTTGATCCCAATCACAAGCAGCCTATGACTAGTAGAGTGGTCACTCTATGGTATCGACCCCCAGAGCTTCTCCTTGGGGCCACTGATTATGGTGTTGGTGTGGACCTTTGGAGTGCTGGTTGTATACTAGCTGAGCTATTGGCTGGAAAACCTATCATGCCTGGTCGAACAGAG GTGGAGCAACTCCACAAGATATTTAAATTATGTGGATCTCCTTCTGATGAGTATTGGAAAAAGTCAAAACTACCGCATGCAACCATATTTAAGCCCCAGCAATCATATAAGAGATGTATAGCAGATACTTTTAATGATTTTCCACCATCATCATTGCCACTAATTGAAACCCTTCTTGCAATTGACCCAGCAGAAAGAGGAACTGCTACTGATGCATTGAGGAGCGAA TTCATTACAACAGAGCCTTATGCTTGTGAGCCTTCTAGTCTTCCGAAATATCCCCCCTGCAAGGA GGATGCTAAATTAAGGGATGAAGAAGCAAGAAGGTGA
- the LOC120012850 gene encoding divinyl chlorophyllide a 8-vinyl-reductase, chloroplastic-like — protein MSLCFSFNGFTLHSTKGQRYKARIFSQCINQGQVISIPNSLSFDRFEFSKSFEFRRHRFSPIGASATTVDETTSSSFRNKNPKDINIVVVGSTGYIGKFVVTELVNRGFNTIAIARERSGIRGRSSKEETLNQLKGANVCFSDVTDLGKLEESLESLGVPIDVVVSCLASRNGGVKDSWKIDYEATKHSLLAGRKSGASHFVLLSAICVQKPLLEFQRAKLKFEAELMEEANKDKGFTYSIVRPTAFFKSLGGQVELVKDGKPYVMFGDGKLCACKPISEQDLASFIADCVLNKDKINRILPIGGPGKSLTPLEQGEMLFRLLGKEPKFLKVPIGIMDFAIWVLDSLVKVFPAMEDAAEFGKIGRYYAAESMLLLDPETGEYSAEKTPSYGKDTLEDFFDEVLREGMAGQELGEQTIF, from the coding sequence atgtcCCTTTGTTTCTCTTTCAATGGGTTCACTCTTCATTCAACGAAGGGCCAACGCTATAAAGCTCGAATCTTTTCACAATGTATCAATCAAGGTCAGGTAATCTCAATCCCTAATTCCTTGTCATTTGATCGATTTGAGTTTTCAAAGTCGTTTGAGTTTAGAAGACATAGATTTAGTCCCATTGGAGCTTCAGCAACAACTGTGGATGAAACGACTTCATCCTCATTTAGgaacaaaaacccaaaagatATCAACATTGTTGTGGTGGGTTCAACTGGGTATATTGGGAAATTTGTGGTTACAGAGTTGGTGAACAGAGGATTCAATACTATTGCAattgctagagagagaagtggaATTAGAGGTAGAAGTAGCAAGGAAGAGACATTGAATCAATTGAAAGGGGCTAATGTTTGCTTCTCTGATGTTACTGATTTGGGAAAGTTGGAGGAATCTCTGGAGAGTTTGGGCGTTCCAATTGATGTTGTGGTCTCATGCCTTGCTAGTCGAAACGGCGGTGTGAAAGATTCCTGGAAAATTGATTATGAGGCAACTAAGCATAGTCTTCTTGCAGGTAGAAAGTCCGGGGCATCGCATTTTGTGTTGCTTTCTGCAATATGTGTGCAGAAACCGCTCCTTGAATTTCAGCGTGCAAAGCTGAAATTTGAAGCTGAATTGATGGAAGAAGCCAATAAGGATAAAGGGTTTACTTATAGCATAGTAAGGCCAACAGCATTCTTCAAAAGTTTAGGGGGTCAGGTTGAGTTGGTGAAAGATGGGAAGCCTTATGTAATGTTTGGAGATGGGAAGTTGTGTGCTTGCAAGCCTATTAGTGAGCAGGATTTGGCATCGTTTATTGCTGATTGTGTGTTGAACAAAGATAAGATTAACCGAATATTGCCAATTGGTGGACCTGGGAAGTCATTGACACCATTGGAGCAAGGGGAGATGCTGTTTAGACTTCTGGGGAAGGAGCCCAAGTTCTTGAAAGTGCCAATTGGGATAATGGATTTTGCCATTTGGGTTCTTGATTCCCTTGTTAAGGTCTTTCCGGCAATGGAAGATGCAGCCGAGTTTGGGAAAATCGGAAGGTATTATGCGGCTGAAAGTATGCTGCTCTTGGATCCTGAGACTGGTGAGTATAGTGCTGAAAAAACGCCAAGTTATGGGAAAGATACACTGGAAGATTTCTTTGATGAGGTTCTTAGAGAAGGGATGGCTGGCCAAGAATTAGGAGAACAAACAATCTTCTGA
- the LOC120012856 gene encoding uncharacterized protein LOC120012856 isoform X2, whose product MEPQRLEKALDGCGNDLDAAIERLLALSLDEKSEGFAVESDASSEKEKPTSFGDLAGWTDLLVRELQSAISVDDARARVSSLLQMREESIHQQEAARIEVVIRENTILKRAVAVLYRRQKQFVEDRNGEVQHLKQLLSQYQGQLTTLELLLSYVSEAYHTWKFQLKRLHFVLRLSSFQHWDEVPLG is encoded by the exons ATGGAGCCCCAGCGTCTTGAGAAAGCTCTGGATGGATGCGGCAACGATTTAGACGCTGCTATCGAGCGCCTGCTTGCGCTTTCTTTAGATGAGAAATCGGAGGGTTTCGCTGTGGAATCAGATGCATCTTCTGAGAAAGAAAAACCTACCAGTTTTGGAGATCTGGCTGGGTGGACGGACTTGCTGGTGAGGGAATTACAGAGTGCGATTAGTGTTGATGATGCCAGAGCCCGCGTGTCAAGTCTGCTGCAGATGCGTGAAGAATCGATTCATCAACAAGAAGCGGCTCGAATCGAAGTCGTGATCCGGGAGAATACAATACTGAAACGTGCCGTGGCTGTTCTTTATCGACGGCAGAAACAGTTTGTTGAGGATAGGAACGGTGAGGTCCAGCACTTGAAGCAGTTACTGTCTCAGTATCAGGGGCAGTTGACAACTCTCGAG TTGCTACTCTCTTATGTGAGTGAAGCTTACCATACTTGGAAGTTCCAGCTGAAACGTCTTCACTTTGTTCTCCGGCTCTCATCCTTTCAACACTGGGATGAGGTCCCTCTTGGCTAG